The following proteins are co-located in the bacterium CG_4_10_14_0_2_um_filter_33_32 genome:
- a CDS encoding manganese-dependent inorganic pyrophosphatase: MKTYVVGHKNPDTDSVVSAIALAELDKKLGKDFEAAIAGEVNKETKYVLDKFGFQVPKIILGEEKKVFLVDHNEPSQASDSVKTEEIVGIIDHHKLGGLSTSIPISIRVKPVGSTSTIMTQVYKEKGVEISSDIAGILLAGIISDTWKFTSPTSTEEDQKQADFLNKIAKIDMTKLAEEMFAAKSDLTGIDTEKLINADYKEYDIKGKKVGVGVFETLDTIPVLERTEEIKKILGDKKTKKGLDYLLFAIVGIINKKAYFIIASEEDKDLVEKSFNTIEENSCLVADGIVSRKKQITPALENTIR; the protein is encoded by the coding sequence ATGAAAACTTATGTAGTTGGCCATAAAAATCCTGACACTGATTCGGTAGTTTCAGCAATTGCTTTAGCGGAATTAGATAAGAAATTAGGTAAAGACTTTGAAGCAGCGATTGCAGGTGAGGTCAATAAAGAAACAAAATACGTTCTAGATAAATTTGGTTTTCAGGTCCCAAAAATTATATTAGGTGAAGAAAAAAAAGTTTTCTTGGTTGATCATAATGAACCGTCTCAAGCATCTGATAGCGTCAAAACGGAAGAAATAGTCGGAATAATTGACCATCATAAACTTGGCGGATTATCAACTTCTATCCCCATATCTATACGAGTTAAACCTGTTGGTTCAACATCAACTATTATGACGCAAGTTTATAAGGAAAAAGGCGTAGAGATTTCTAGTGATATAGCAGGTATTTTACTAGCAGGAATTATTTCTGATACTTGGAAATTTACTTCTCCAACATCAACCGAAGAAGACCAAAAACAAGCGGATTTTTTAAACAAAATTGCCAAAATTGATATGACTAAACTTGCAGAAGAAATGTTTGCCGCAAAATCAGATTTAACCGGCATAGATACAGAAAAATTGATAAATGCTGATTATAAAGAATATGATATTAAAGGCAAAAAGGTAGGTGTCGGAGTTTTCGAGACCTTAGATACAATACCAGTCCTTGAAAGAACTGAAGAAATAAAAAAAATTCTAGGAGATAAAAAGACAAAAAAAGGACTAGACTATTTGTTGTTTGCGATAGTAGGCATAATCAATAAAAAAGCCTACTTTATAATAGCTTCAGAGGAAGATAAGGATTTAGTCGAAAAATCTTTTAATACTATCGAAGAAAATAGTTGTCTTGTTGCAGATGGTATAGTATCCAGGAAGAAACAGATTACCCCTGCTTTAGAAAATACAATAAGGTAA
- a CDS encoding DUF3006 domain-containing protein gives MRGVIDRFEKESAVIILKDHQIIYWPTERLPEESKEGDVVWIRISQDQDLTKEREKLARKILEEILNGTENKE, from the coding sequence ATCAGAGGAGTTATAGATAGATTCGAAAAGGAATCTGCCGTTATAATTTTAAAGGATCATCAAATTATCTATTGGCCGACAGAAAGATTGCCGGAAGAATCAAAAGAGGGAGATGTTGTGTGGATAAGGATTTCTCAAGATCAAGATTTAACAAAAGAAAGAGAAAAATTAGCCAGAAAGATTTTAGAGGAAATTCTTAACGGTACAGAAAATAAGGAATAG